The Thermoanaerobacterium thermosaccharolyticum DSM 571 region AAAAGACTATTTCCTACCTTCCTGACTTTTGCCTTCCTCATTTTCAGTATTCTTTCAACATGATTGTAAGCTCTTTAAAAAAGACGCTAATCAGAACAAAAACTCTAAGTTCTATCATAAGTGACTTTAAAAGAAACTTTCCTCACATACTATTTTCAAGACAACATGTATATTTTTACACTAAAAGAATAATCAATAATTTAAGCTTTATCATATACGGTTTAAGGTAAATAGACCCTTACATAAAGATACCTACAACTGGCACTGAAAGAGAGAGAGCCAGAGAGATTTTGGACGTAATAAACATTGTACCACTTTTCTCTCAACGGTTTTATGATTATTGCCAAAAATCATTTCTGGCCTCTCTCACATAATTTTAGCATCAAACCTGATAAATTTAAATCAAAATGTTGATTTTTTTTTTAGCAACATAACTTTTTCCTTTATTAGCCCCCATGTATGAGTTAAAATTACGATTAGAAATCAAAAGGTTAAGGGGGAAAATACAAATGCTTGATGAAAAAGCAAGAGAAGCTGTGGCATTAAAAAGATTTTCACTGATAAGTCCTGTATTAAATGGACAAATAAAAAATCAAAAAGAATATTTTGATTCTCTTTCCGATAAACCAATTGAAATGCCTTATCTTGGAGTAAGAAAATACACTCCCAAAACACTTAGAGGGTGGCTATATCAGTATTTAAGGGGTGGCATAGAAGCATTAAAGCCAGGTTATCGAAGTGATAGAGGTAAATGCAGAAAGATAAATCTTGAACTTTCAGAAAAGATAAAGCAAAAGAAGCTTGAACATCCTGAAATGCCAAATAAACTTCTTTATGAAACATTAATTGGAGATGGGATAATATCACCAAATAAAGTATCACTTTCAACATTCTATAGGTTTTTGAAAAACACTCCGGTAAAATCTTTAGACAAAGAAAAAGATGGTAAAACAAAGAGGTTTTCATATGAATAAATCAATGAACTCTGGCAAACTGATGTAATGTATGGACCATATATTAAAGAGGGTAAAACAAAAAGGCAAACATACCTTATTGCATATATAGATGATGCTTCAAGTCTTTGTACTTATGCTCGCTTTTACTACACTCAGAACTTTTTAGCTTTAAGAGACTCATTTAAAGAGGCTGTGCTAAGAAGAGGAATACCCAAAATGCTTTACACTGACAATGGAAAGATATATAGAAGCACTCAATTAGAATATATCTGTGCTTCACTAGGTACAACTCTTATTCATGCGGAACCTTTTTTCGCCACATAAAAAGGGGAAAATAGAAAGATTCTTTCATACGGTAAGAATGAGATTTTTAAGCACAATAGATCCTACATCTATAAAGAGCATAGATGAACTTAATATAAAATTCTTTAAATGGCTAGATGAAGATTACAACAGAAAAGAACACAGTGGTATTGGCATGAGTCCTTTAGATTTTTTCATGTCACAAGTGTCAAGGATAAACATGTTCGGTGACATAGATATGTTGAATGAATGTTTTCTCATAAAAGTAAATCGTAAGGTAAACAAAGACGCTACACTTAAAGTGGAAAATATACTTTATGAAACGGAAGAAAAGTTTAAAAACATGCACTTAGAAGTAAGATATGACACAAAGTGGCTTATGACTAATACACCACTTCTGCTTTATCATGAAGGCAAAAAAGTAGGAGAAGCATACAAAGTGGACTTTCATGAAAATGCCAAAATTCCTGTGGAATATATTGAAAACAAAAAAGTGGCAAGCAAAAATGAAGATACTGTAGATTTTGATGCAAAACCTAACCCAACAGTAATATCTTTTAATGATATTGTTGATTAAAAAAGAGGTGTTTTAAATGTTCACTCAATATTTTGGAATGAAATTTAATCCATTCTCAAAAGAGATACATGCAAATGACCTTTATATAAGTGAAGACATTACTGAATTAAATGCAAGGCTAAAATATTTGCAAGAGACAAGAGGCATAGGACTTATTATTGGAGAAGCTGGTTCAGGTAAATCTACTGCATTAAGAAGATATACTGAAAGCCTCAACCGCTCAACATTTAAAGTATGCTACTTTGCTCTGTCTACACTAACTGTTAGGGAATTCTATCAAGCATTAGCCATGATTTTAGGGGAAACACCTGCATACAAAAAAGTAACACTATTTAGTCAAATACAAAGAGCAATAACAGAACTTTACTATAGCCAGAAGATAACTCCTGTCATAATATTAGACGAAATACAACTAGTTTCTAATGACGTTCTTGAAGATTTAAGAATAATATTTAACTTTAATATGGATTCTCAAAACCCATATATATTGATACTTTCAGGACAACCCCACATAAGGAACAAACTAGCCTTGAATGTAAATAGTGCATTAAGGCAAAGAATTGCCATAAAGTATGTAATGCAAGGGCTAAAAAAAGAAGAAATTCAAGACTACATAAAAACAAGAATGAAAATAGCCGGTGTGATAGATGATATATTTACACCACCGGCATATGAAGCAATATATTCTATAACAAAAGGACTACCAAGATTGATAAATAACCTGGTAACAGCTTCTTTGCTCTATGCATATTCTAAAAGACTAAGAGAAATAGATGAAGAAGTAATATACCAGGCACAAAATGAAATAAGTTTGTGAGAGTAGTAACTTTTGCTACTCTCATTTTTTATTATATATCAAATGCCCTAATTTTGCGGGTCTTTGACAGTTTAATAAACATTGGAATCAGTAAAAGCCTTGAAAACAAGGCTTTTTTTATTAAAAAATAGTCAAATTTAGTTATGGAAATATTGCGTAATTTTGCGTAATGTGTTATTATAAAAGGGATAGGAGGAATTTCATTATGAGGTTATGTATATCACGCTCAAAAAATGCCGCATCCCTATACGTAACAAAATCTATATATGAAAATGGAAGACGCTCTACAAAAGTTGTTGAAAAACTTGGTACATATACTGAACTTAAAGAAAAACTTGAGGGACAGGATCCTATTGAATGGGCAAAAAAATATATAGAAAAACTTAACAAAAAAGAAAAAGAAGAAAATCGCGATATTATCGTGAAATACTCCCAATCAAAGATTATTACAAAAGACGAGCAAAATTCTTTTAATGGTGGTTACCTTTTCCTTCAAAAAATATATCATGAACTTAAACTCAATAAACTTTGCAAGAAAATTTCTTTGAAATATAAATTTACTTTTGACTTAGATTCAGTGCTTTCAAGGCTTATTTATGCAAGAATTATCTATCCATCTTCAAAACTTGCAACCTTTCAACTTTCTACTAAATTTATTGAACAGCCTAATTTTGAACTTCAACATATATACAGGGCTCTTGAAGTAATTGCCAAGGAAGCTGATTTAATACAGTCTTACCTGTACAAAAACAGTCTTAAAATTTCCAAAAGAAATACAGGTGTACTGTATTATGATTGTACAAATTATTTCTTTGAAATAGAGCAAGAAGATGGATTAAAACAATATGGTGTTTCAAAAGAGCATAGACCAAATCCTATCGTACAAATGGGGCTTTTTATGGACGGAGATGGTGTTCCACTTGCTTTTGCTATTAACAAAGGTAATACCAATGAGCAGTTGACTTTAAAACCTTTGGAAGAAAAAATCCTTTCTGACTTTAATCTTTCTAAATTTATTGTATGTACTGATGCAGGACTATCATCAGACAATAACAGGAAATTCAACATTAAAGGCGATCGGGCGTTTATTACAACACAATCTATTAAAAAGCTGAAAACACACCTTAAGGAATGGGCTCTTGACCCAAATGGTTGGTCTTTAGTTGGTGGCAGAAAAACATATAACATTGCTAAACTAGATGAGGACAAATATAAGGATAAGGTGTTCTATAAAGAACGCTGGATAAAAGAAAACGGATTAGAACAGAAA contains the following coding sequences:
- a CDS encoding IS1634 family transposase, which translates into the protein MRLCISRSKNAASLYVTKSIYENGRRSTKVVEKLGTYTELKEKLEGQDPIEWAKKYIEKLNKKEKEENRDIIVKYSQSKIITKDEQNSFNGGYLFLQKIYHELKLNKLCKKISLKYKFTFDLDSVLSRLIYARIIYPSSKLATFQLSTKFIEQPNFELQHIYRALEVIAKEADLIQSYLYKNSLKISKRNTGVLYYDCTNYFFEIEQEDGLKQYGVSKEHRPNPIVQMGLFMDGDGVPLAFAINKGNTNEQLTLKPLEEKILSDFNLSKFIVCTDAGLSSDNNRKFNIKGDRAFITTQSIKKLKTHLKEWALDPNGWSLVGGRKTYNIAKLDEDKYKDKVFYKERWIKENGLEQKLIVTYSIKYRDYQRNIRNYQIERAQKVIDSNPGKIEKCNPNDYKRFIEKKRCTDNGEIAEHQIYCINAELIAKEAQFDGFYAVCTNLEDDVSSIINVNRRRWEIEECFRIMKSEFKARPVYLSRDDRIIAHFTTCFISLVIYRLLEKKLNGKYTCHEIINGLRDMNFLKVKGDGYIPIYTRTDFTDDLHEAFGFRTDYQIVSKSKMKKILKSTKL
- a CDS encoding ExeA family protein, encoding MFTQYFGMKFNPFSKEIHANDLYISEDITELNARLKYLQETRGIGLIIGEAGSGKSTALRRYTESLNRSTFKVCYFALSTLTVREFYQALAMILGETPAYKKVTLFSQIQRAITELYYSQKITPVIILDEIQLVSNDVLEDLRIIFNFNMDSQNPYILILSGQPHIRNKLALNVNSALRQRIAIKYVMQGLKKEEIQDYIKTRMKIAGVIDDIFTPPAYEAIYSITKGLPRLINNLVTASLLYAYSKRLREIDEEVIYQAQNEISL